One genomic window of Struthio camelus isolate bStrCam1 chromosome 1, bStrCam1.hap1, whole genome shotgun sequence includes the following:
- the SRPX gene encoding sushi repeat-containing protein SRPX isoform X3, producing the protein MVAGSGYSPLEDDEDVYARNRYKETPWCSPIKVKHGYANCRTPQGEYYKNVLGTRCDIRCQKGYELHGPQQLICQSSKRWSGKVLCKQKRCPTLSMPTNGGFKCLDGAYFGSRCEYYCSPGYQLKGDRIVTCMDNKVWSGRPASCVDTEPPRIQCPSVKEKIAEPNKLTARVFWDTPEGRDTADGILTDVILKGLPPGSHFPEGDHKIQYTVYDRAENKGTCKFLVKVRVRRCVKLNVPDNGYIKCSGDGNNYGATCEFSCIGGYELQGSPARVCQYNLGWSGVEPTCAPMNINVNVRTAAALLDQFYEKRRLLIISTPTAANFFYRMQLGMLQPAQCGLDLRHVTVVELVGVFPAQIGRIGVKLLPPSLALQLRLLLRIPHYNFNIVVMDKHGMDKERYPFPATPAELFALIDNFPLRKEEMKLQAEIGQSCP; encoded by the exons ATGGTTGCAG gATCGGGATACTCACCCCTTGAAGATGATGAAGATGTGTATGCACGCAATAGATACAAAG AAACACCATGGTGCTCTCCCATTAAGGTGAAACATGGTTATGCAAACTGCAGGACACCTCAAGGGGAATATTATAAGAATGTGTTGGGTACAAGATGTGACATTCGTTGTCAAAAAGGCTACGAACTGCATGGCCCTCAGCAGCTAATTTGTCAGTCGAGCAAACGCTGGTCTGGGAAAGTGTTGTGCAAAC AAAAGCGCTGCCCGACCCTGTCCATGCCAACCAATGGAGGGTTCAAGTGTTTAGATGGTGCTTACTTTGGCTCCAGGTGTGAATACTACTGTTCGCCAGGGTACCAGCTGAAAGGCGACCGTATAGTGACGTGCATGGACAACAAAGTCTGGAGTGGCCGGCCAGCTTCCTGCGTTG ATACAGAACCACCGAGAATCCAGTGCCCGAGTGTAAAGGAGAAAATCGCAGAGCCCAATAAGTTGACAGCCAGAGTGTTCTGGGACACCCCTGAGGGAAGGGACACTGCTGATGGGATTTTGACAGA TGTGATTTTGAAAGGCCTGCCGCCGGGGTCGCATTTTCCAGAAGGTGACCACAAAATCCAATATACTGTGTATGACAGAGCTGAAAACAAAGGCACTTGCAAATTTCTTGTTAAAGTCAGAG TCAGGCGCTGTGTGAAATTAAACGTCCCAGATAATGGCTACATCAAGTGTTCAGGTGATGGAAATAACTATGGTGCTACATGTGAGTTTTCCTGCATCGGTGGCTACGAGCTGCAAGGAAGCCCAGCTAGAGTATGCCAGTACAATTTGGGGTGGTCAGGAGTGGAGCCAACCTGTGCAC CTATGAATATTAATGTGAACGTAAGGACAGCAGCTGCACTTCTAGATCAGTTTTATGAGAAACGGAGACTGCTAATTATTTCAACTCCTACTGCAGCCAACTTCTTCTACAGGATGCAGTTGGGAATGCTGCAG CCAGCACAGTGTGGTTTAGACCTTCGACATGTTACAGTAGTTGAATTGGTGGGTGTGTTCCCAGCACAGATAGGACGAATTGGTGTAAAGCTGCTGCCCCCATCACTTGCACTGCAACTCAG ACTGTTGTTGCGAATCCCCCATTATAACTTCAACATTGTGGTGATGGACAAGCATGGAATGGACAAGGAACGCTACCCTTTCCCAGCAACACCAGCTGAGCTCTTTGCACTTATTGACAATTTTCccttgaggaaagaagaaatgaaactgcaAGCAGAAATTGGCCAGTCATGTCCTTAA
- the SRPX gene encoding sushi repeat-containing protein SRPX isoform X1 gives MGSRWLRLAALLALGACCSRAYEGSGYSPLEDDEDVYARNRYKETPWCSPIKVKHGYANCRTPQGEYYKNVLGTRCDIRCQKGYELHGPQQLICQSSKRWSGKVLCKQKRCPTLSMPTNGGFKCLDGAYFGSRCEYYCSPGYQLKGDRIVTCMDNKVWSGRPASCVDTEPPRIQCPSVKEKIAEPNKLTARVFWDTPEGRDTADGILTDVILKGLPPGSHFPEGDHKIQYTVYDRAENKGTCKFLVKVRVRRCVKLNVPDNGYIKCSGDGNNYGATCEFSCIGGYELQGSPARVCQYNLGWSGVEPTCAPMNINVNVRTAAALLDQFYEKRRLLIISTPTAANFFYRMQLGMLQPAQCGLDLRHVTVVELVGVFPAQIGRIGVKLLPPSLALQLRLLLRIPHYNFNIVVMDKHGMDKERYPFPATPAELFALIDNFPLRKEEMKLQAEIGQSCP, from the exons gATCGGGATACTCACCCCTTGAAGATGATGAAGATGTGTATGCACGCAATAGATACAAAG AAACACCATGGTGCTCTCCCATTAAGGTGAAACATGGTTATGCAAACTGCAGGACACCTCAAGGGGAATATTATAAGAATGTGTTGGGTACAAGATGTGACATTCGTTGTCAAAAAGGCTACGAACTGCATGGCCCTCAGCAGCTAATTTGTCAGTCGAGCAAACGCTGGTCTGGGAAAGTGTTGTGCAAAC AAAAGCGCTGCCCGACCCTGTCCATGCCAACCAATGGAGGGTTCAAGTGTTTAGATGGTGCTTACTTTGGCTCCAGGTGTGAATACTACTGTTCGCCAGGGTACCAGCTGAAAGGCGACCGTATAGTGACGTGCATGGACAACAAAGTCTGGAGTGGCCGGCCAGCTTCCTGCGTTG ATACAGAACCACCGAGAATCCAGTGCCCGAGTGTAAAGGAGAAAATCGCAGAGCCCAATAAGTTGACAGCCAGAGTGTTCTGGGACACCCCTGAGGGAAGGGACACTGCTGATGGGATTTTGACAGA TGTGATTTTGAAAGGCCTGCCGCCGGGGTCGCATTTTCCAGAAGGTGACCACAAAATCCAATATACTGTGTATGACAGAGCTGAAAACAAAGGCACTTGCAAATTTCTTGTTAAAGTCAGAG TCAGGCGCTGTGTGAAATTAAACGTCCCAGATAATGGCTACATCAAGTGTTCAGGTGATGGAAATAACTATGGTGCTACATGTGAGTTTTCCTGCATCGGTGGCTACGAGCTGCAAGGAAGCCCAGCTAGAGTATGCCAGTACAATTTGGGGTGGTCAGGAGTGGAGCCAACCTGTGCAC CTATGAATATTAATGTGAACGTAAGGACAGCAGCTGCACTTCTAGATCAGTTTTATGAGAAACGGAGACTGCTAATTATTTCAACTCCTACTGCAGCCAACTTCTTCTACAGGATGCAGTTGGGAATGCTGCAG CCAGCACAGTGTGGTTTAGACCTTCGACATGTTACAGTAGTTGAATTGGTGGGTGTGTTCCCAGCACAGATAGGACGAATTGGTGTAAAGCTGCTGCCCCCATCACTTGCACTGCAACTCAG ACTGTTGTTGCGAATCCCCCATTATAACTTCAACATTGTGGTGATGGACAAGCATGGAATGGACAAGGAACGCTACCCTTTCCCAGCAACACCAGCTGAGCTCTTTGCACTTATTGACAATTTTCccttgaggaaagaagaaatgaaactgcaAGCAGAAATTGGCCAGTCATGTCCTTAA
- the SRPX gene encoding sushi repeat-containing protein SRPX isoform X2 — translation MMKMCMHAIDTKKKNSQDPEEKSMRIHARAETPWCSPIKVKHGYANCRTPQGEYYKNVLGTRCDIRCQKGYELHGPQQLICQSSKRWSGKVLCKQKRCPTLSMPTNGGFKCLDGAYFGSRCEYYCSPGYQLKGDRIVTCMDNKVWSGRPASCVDTEPPRIQCPSVKEKIAEPNKLTARVFWDTPEGRDTADGILTDVILKGLPPGSHFPEGDHKIQYTVYDRAENKGTCKFLVKVRVRRCVKLNVPDNGYIKCSGDGNNYGATCEFSCIGGYELQGSPARVCQYNLGWSGVEPTCAPMNINVNVRTAAALLDQFYEKRRLLIISTPTAANFFYRMQLGMLQPAQCGLDLRHVTVVELVGVFPAQIGRIGVKLLPPSLALQLRLLLRIPHYNFNIVVMDKHGMDKERYPFPATPAELFALIDNFPLRKEEMKLQAEIGQSCP, via the exons ATGATGAAGATGTGTATGCACGCAATAGATACAAAG AAAAAGAATTCCCAAGATCCTGAAGAAAAATCAATGCGAATTCATGCCAGGGCAG AAACACCATGGTGCTCTCCCATTAAGGTGAAACATGGTTATGCAAACTGCAGGACACCTCAAGGGGAATATTATAAGAATGTGTTGGGTACAAGATGTGACATTCGTTGTCAAAAAGGCTACGAACTGCATGGCCCTCAGCAGCTAATTTGTCAGTCGAGCAAACGCTGGTCTGGGAAAGTGTTGTGCAAAC AAAAGCGCTGCCCGACCCTGTCCATGCCAACCAATGGAGGGTTCAAGTGTTTAGATGGTGCTTACTTTGGCTCCAGGTGTGAATACTACTGTTCGCCAGGGTACCAGCTGAAAGGCGACCGTATAGTGACGTGCATGGACAACAAAGTCTGGAGTGGCCGGCCAGCTTCCTGCGTTG ATACAGAACCACCGAGAATCCAGTGCCCGAGTGTAAAGGAGAAAATCGCAGAGCCCAATAAGTTGACAGCCAGAGTGTTCTGGGACACCCCTGAGGGAAGGGACACTGCTGATGGGATTTTGACAGA TGTGATTTTGAAAGGCCTGCCGCCGGGGTCGCATTTTCCAGAAGGTGACCACAAAATCCAATATACTGTGTATGACAGAGCTGAAAACAAAGGCACTTGCAAATTTCTTGTTAAAGTCAGAG TCAGGCGCTGTGTGAAATTAAACGTCCCAGATAATGGCTACATCAAGTGTTCAGGTGATGGAAATAACTATGGTGCTACATGTGAGTTTTCCTGCATCGGTGGCTACGAGCTGCAAGGAAGCCCAGCTAGAGTATGCCAGTACAATTTGGGGTGGTCAGGAGTGGAGCCAACCTGTGCAC CTATGAATATTAATGTGAACGTAAGGACAGCAGCTGCACTTCTAGATCAGTTTTATGAGAAACGGAGACTGCTAATTATTTCAACTCCTACTGCAGCCAACTTCTTCTACAGGATGCAGTTGGGAATGCTGCAG CCAGCACAGTGTGGTTTAGACCTTCGACATGTTACAGTAGTTGAATTGGTGGGTGTGTTCCCAGCACAGATAGGACGAATTGGTGTAAAGCTGCTGCCCCCATCACTTGCACTGCAACTCAG ACTGTTGTTGCGAATCCCCCATTATAACTTCAACATTGTGGTGATGGACAAGCATGGAATGGACAAGGAACGCTACCCTTTCCCAGCAACACCAGCTGAGCTCTTTGCACTTATTGACAATTTTCccttgaggaaagaagaaatgaaactgcaAGCAGAAATTGGCCAGTCATGTCCTTAA
- the SRPX gene encoding sushi repeat-containing protein SRPX isoform X4 codes for MGSRWLRLAALLALGACCSRAYEETPWCSPIKVKHGYANCRTPQGEYYKNVLGTRCDIRCQKGYELHGPQQLICQSSKRWSGKVLCKQKRCPTLSMPTNGGFKCLDGAYFGSRCEYYCSPGYQLKGDRIVTCMDNKVWSGRPASCVDTEPPRIQCPSVKEKIAEPNKLTARVFWDTPEGRDTADGILTDVILKGLPPGSHFPEGDHKIQYTVYDRAENKGTCKFLVKVRVRRCVKLNVPDNGYIKCSGDGNNYGATCEFSCIGGYELQGSPARVCQYNLGWSGVEPTCAPMNINVNVRTAAALLDQFYEKRRLLIISTPTAANFFYRMQLGMLQPAQCGLDLRHVTVVELVGVFPAQIGRIGVKLLPPSLALQLRLLLRIPHYNFNIVVMDKHGMDKERYPFPATPAELFALIDNFPLRKEEMKLQAEIGQSCP; via the exons AAACACCATGGTGCTCTCCCATTAAGGTGAAACATGGTTATGCAAACTGCAGGACACCTCAAGGGGAATATTATAAGAATGTGTTGGGTACAAGATGTGACATTCGTTGTCAAAAAGGCTACGAACTGCATGGCCCTCAGCAGCTAATTTGTCAGTCGAGCAAACGCTGGTCTGGGAAAGTGTTGTGCAAAC AAAAGCGCTGCCCGACCCTGTCCATGCCAACCAATGGAGGGTTCAAGTGTTTAGATGGTGCTTACTTTGGCTCCAGGTGTGAATACTACTGTTCGCCAGGGTACCAGCTGAAAGGCGACCGTATAGTGACGTGCATGGACAACAAAGTCTGGAGTGGCCGGCCAGCTTCCTGCGTTG ATACAGAACCACCGAGAATCCAGTGCCCGAGTGTAAAGGAGAAAATCGCAGAGCCCAATAAGTTGACAGCCAGAGTGTTCTGGGACACCCCTGAGGGAAGGGACACTGCTGATGGGATTTTGACAGA TGTGATTTTGAAAGGCCTGCCGCCGGGGTCGCATTTTCCAGAAGGTGACCACAAAATCCAATATACTGTGTATGACAGAGCTGAAAACAAAGGCACTTGCAAATTTCTTGTTAAAGTCAGAG TCAGGCGCTGTGTGAAATTAAACGTCCCAGATAATGGCTACATCAAGTGTTCAGGTGATGGAAATAACTATGGTGCTACATGTGAGTTTTCCTGCATCGGTGGCTACGAGCTGCAAGGAAGCCCAGCTAGAGTATGCCAGTACAATTTGGGGTGGTCAGGAGTGGAGCCAACCTGTGCAC CTATGAATATTAATGTGAACGTAAGGACAGCAGCTGCACTTCTAGATCAGTTTTATGAGAAACGGAGACTGCTAATTATTTCAACTCCTACTGCAGCCAACTTCTTCTACAGGATGCAGTTGGGAATGCTGCAG CCAGCACAGTGTGGTTTAGACCTTCGACATGTTACAGTAGTTGAATTGGTGGGTGTGTTCCCAGCACAGATAGGACGAATTGGTGTAAAGCTGCTGCCCCCATCACTTGCACTGCAACTCAG ACTGTTGTTGCGAATCCCCCATTATAACTTCAACATTGTGGTGATGGACAAGCATGGAATGGACAAGGAACGCTACCCTTTCCCAGCAACACCAGCTGAGCTCTTTGCACTTATTGACAATTTTCccttgaggaaagaagaaatgaaactgcaAGCAGAAATTGGCCAGTCATGTCCTTAA